Part of the Propioniciclava sp. MC1595 genome is shown below.
TGAGGCCCAGCAGCCCGACGACGAGGGCCACGACGAGCCACGGCAGCAGGGTGGTCACGACCTCCTGCGCGGGCGGGACCGGGGTGGCCGTCGGCTCGGGAACCTCGGGCTCCTCGGGCACGGTGGGGTCGATGGTCGGCTCCTCGACGCCGGGTTCCGGCGCCGCGCTCTCGGGGGGCGCCTCCGCCCCACCCGTCCCCGGGGCGCCGTCGCCGCGCGACGGCGTCGGCTCGAACGCGACCCAGCCCAGGCCCTCGAGCCACAGCTCGGGCCAGGTGTGCAGGTCGCGGGCCGTCACCGCCCAGGCGTCGCCCTCCTGCACACCGGGCACGAAGCCGACGGCCATGCGGGTCGGGATGCCCAGCTCGCGGGCCATGATCGCCATCGCACCCGCGTACTGCTCGCAGTACCCGGTGCGGGAGTCGAAGAGGAAGTCGTCGATGGTGGCCAGGCCGTCGCCCGTGCCCGTGCTCGGGGCGGTGGAGTAGGTGAAGCGGTCCGAGCGGAGGAAGGCCTCCAGCGCCTGGGCCTTGGCGCCCGGCGTCGGGGCTGCCTCGGTCACCTCGTGGGCCAGCTCGCGCACCCGCATCGGCAGGTCGTTGGGCAGCGAGGTCGTGAGCTCCCGGTCGGGGGCCCCGCCGGAACCCGCCTGCCCGATCGTGGCGGCGTCCGGTCGCACCTCGAGGCTGGTCACCTCGTAGCTGATGCCCTCGGTGGCGGTCCCACGCTCGGGCCCGGCCATCGCCATGACGTCGAGGGTGTCGAGGGCGAACCCCCACTCGCCGGGCGCGTCGAACGAGGTCGGGGCGTACGGCACCGGCAGCCACTCGCTGGCGAACTCGCCCACCTCGATGCGGGTGGTGCGGCGCTCGCCCGGCGGTGAACCGGGCGGGGCGGGCATCCGGCCGGTGGCGACCCGCACGTCGGACAGCGCGAAGCCGCCGGCCGAGAGGGCCGGCAGGGACGCGAGCTTGAGGTAGGTGCCCCCCGGGCTGTCGGTGGTGTAGCGGATCACCACGTCGTCGGACCCCTGCACCAGGTTGCGCTTCAGGTCCAGCGACGGGTCGCTCATCTGCAGCGGCTCGGACGCGCTGCGCGGCTCGAAGGTCGGCACGAACCGCGCGGTGACCCAGGTCAGGCCGATCGCGCCGGCGGTCAGGGCGAGCACGACGAGCCAGGCAGTGGCCCGCCGGCCGGGGCGGGCGTTGGCGCCCCAGGGGCTCGCCGCCGCCAGGACCAGGGCGATGCCGGCGGCCAGCAGCACGAACTCGCTGAAGATCGTGGGCGTGGTCAGCCCCAGCGCCACGACCAGGTGCAGCGCGACGAGCGGCGCGATCGCCCACGCGGGCCGCTCCCAGGTGATGGCGAGCCAGTCCGCCAGGACGGCGACCAGGGCCACGCCGGCCACGATGAGCAGGGACGCCCCCGGGTTGGGGAACAGCGGCGCCGCGCTGTCGCGGAAGAAGTCGAGGCCCTGGCCGGGGAGCTCCGGGAGCCGGCGCACCTGCTCGCGGCCGTGCAGGAGCCACACCCCGGCCCAGGTCGCCGCGGCCACGGCCACGAGTTGGGCCGCGAGCACCACGTAGGGCGGCAGCCGGAAGCGCCGGGCCGCCCAGCCGATGGCCAGCACGGCGACGATCGCGAGGGCCGACCACTGGAGGACGGCGTGGTGCCGGGTCATCTGCGCCCACGGCAGCAGCTGCAGGGGGAGGGCGACGGCGAGCGCGAGGCCCACCCGGGTGTCGAAGCTCATGCGACACCCCCCGACGCCGACTCCCAGACCCCGGCGAGGTCGGCGTCGACCGACACCTCGTGCACGGTCCAGCCGTGGTCGACCAGGATGGCCCGCCCGTCCTCGAAGGCCGGACGCGCCGCGGGTCGGGGGGCCACCACCAGCACCAGCCGGCGCTGGCGGGAGGCAGTCGTGGCGGCGAGCAGGTCGGCGGTCCCGCGGTCGAGCAGGCCGACCAGCGCGACGAAGAGATGCTCGGACGTGGCCTGCGCCATGCGCACGGTGGCCTCGTGCAGGTCGAGCGCGGCGCTCACCTGCACGTCGACCAGCGGGTCGAGCCACTCGGCGCGGGCCGCGGGTCGGTCGGCCGCGACGTCGTGGCGGGTCCCGCTCGCGTCGACGAGCGTGACCGTGTAGCCGTCGGCGAGCAGGCGCAGGCCCACGGACGCCACCGCGGACACCAGCCACTCGAAGGTCGGGCGCTCCCCGCGCTCCTCGTCGTGGACGCCGGCGCGCGAGTCGAGCATCACCCAGGCCGTCGGGTCCCAGGCCGCCTCCTCGCGGCGCACCATGAGCGTGCCGCTGCGGGCCGTGGACGGCCAGTGGATGCGCCGGACGTCATCGCGCGGCTGGTACTCGCGGACCATGGCGTCGTCGGGGCCGGAGATGGCCGTCTGCGGGATCGGCGTCTCGCCGGTCGCGCCGTAGGCGCTGGCGCGCGCCGGGGGCAGCGGCACCACGGCGGGCGTGACCACGAAGGGCGTGGGCTGCGGCAGGCGCACGGTGTGCACCCAGAAGCCGAGGAGGTCGCTGAACCGGATCCGGAACCCGTCCAGCGTGTACCGCCCGCGGTGACGCCCGCGGATCGGGTACGTGGTGCCGGTGGCCTGCCCCGCCCTCGAGGCCTCCAGGCGCGCGTGGTGGGGGGTGCCGAGGCGGTGGCCCGGGTCGTCCTCGGCGACGACCGTGCCCGCCGGGCTCGGGCGCGTGACCCGCGCGACCGTGTGCACGGTGGCGGGCTCGCCGGCGCCGACGACCGGCGGGGTGATGGTGCGCTCGACGGTGAAGTGGGGCCGCAGCACCAGCACCGTCAGCAGCGCGAGCAGGGGGAGCAGGACGAGGAACAGGGCCGGCCACACGACGTCCTGGTTGCCCAGGGCGACGCCGAGGGTCATCAGCAGCGCACCGCCCACCCAGAGGGCGAGCGTGCGCGGGGTGGGCGTCGGCAGGGACCTCATGCGCTCCCTCAAGTGCGGCGCGGGGTCGGGATCGCCGCGACGATCGAGGCCAGCACGTCGGCGGTGGAGGCCTGCGACGTGTGGGCGCGGTGGCTCAGCAGGACGCGGTGGGCCAGGACCGGCACGGTGAGCACGTCCACGTCCTCGGGGATGACGTAGCCGCGGCCCTGCATGGCGGCGCGCGCCCGGGAGGCCCGGAGCAGCTGCAGGCTGGCGCGCGGCGAGGCGCCCAGGCGCAGGGAGTCGGAGGTGCGCGTGGCGGAGACGATCGACACCACGTAGTCCTTGAGCGCCGAGTGGACGAAGACCTCGCCGACCTGGCGGCGGGCGGCGAGGATGCCCGCGGCGTCGGTCACGGGGCGCAGGTCGTCCAGGGGGTTCCTGGCGCCGTGGTGCTCGAGCATGTCGAGCTCGGCGGCGCGGGTCGGGTAGCCCATGGAGATGGACGCCATGAACCGGTCGCGCTGCGCCTCGGGCAGGGGGTAGGTGCCCTGCATCTCGATCGGGTTCTGGGTGGCGAACACCATGAACGGGCTGGGGAGCTCGTGGGTGGTGCCGTCGACGGAGACGCGGGCCTCCTCCATCGCCTCGAGCAGCGCCGACTGGGTCTTGGGCGAGGCCCGGTTGATCTCGTCGCCGATGACGATGTTGGCGAACACCCCGCCCGGCTTGAACTCGAAGCCGCGGGTCTGGGGGTTGAACACCGACACGCCGGTGATGTCGCTGGGCAGCAGGTCGGCCGTGAACTGGATCCGGCGGACGGAGCAGTCGATCGAGCGGGCCAGGGTGCGGGCGAGCATCGTCTTGCCGACGCCCGGAACGTCCTCGATGAGCAGGTGGCCCCCGGCGAGGAGGACGACCAGCGCCATCTCCACGGCGTCCGGCTTGCCCTCGATCACCGCCCCCACGGAGTCGCGGAGGCGCTGGGCCAGCCCGGTCACCTCGGTCACGTCGACGGCTGTGGTGTTCGTGGTCACCCACGCCACCCTACCGGCCGCCCGATCCCGTCACAGGGGCTGCCGACACCGAAAAAGGGGGCGTGCCGTTGCCTCGGGTGGGGGAGAGTGGGTTAGAGTGGGGCGAAGTGGAGGAACAAGGCGGCCGAAGGGAGGGGTCCCGATGTTCTTGGGCACCCATTTCCCCAAGGTGGACGACAAGAACCGCTTCGTCCTCCCGGCGAAGTTCCGTGAGGAACTCCGTGGCGGACTGGTGATCGCCAAGGGGCAGGAGCGCTGCCTGGCGATCTACACCGTCGAGGAGTTCCAGCGGCAGGCGCAGGCGGCGATGAGCGGTCCCTCGACCCTGAGGGGGATCCGTGACTTCCAGCGCATGTTCGCCGCGGGTGCCTCACAGGAGGTGCTCGACAGCCAGGGGCGCGTGACGATCCCGCCGGTCCTCAGGGGCTACGCGGGGCTGGACAAGGAGATCGCCGTGATCGGTGCGTTCAACCGGGTTGAGGTCTGGGACCTCGCCGCCTGGGAGGCGTACCAGGCCGCGCAGGACGAGGAGTTCGCGCGGATGGACGAGGAGATCTTCCCGGGCGGGGCGACCCGCCTGCAGGACTGAGGCAGGAGCCCTGCCGTGAGGCTTCGACCCGGTCGGACCCCCTGACACCACTTCCCCGGTGCCAGGTGGTCCTCCCGGATCGAAACCCCTCAGCAGGGACGAAGGAGGAGCAGGCATGGTGCAGGCCGTCGAGGCGGGACACGTTCCCGTCATGGCCGCGCGCATCGTCGAACTGCTCTCCCCGGCGCTGGCCGACGGGGGCACCTACGTCGACTGCACCCTGGGCCTCGCCGGCCACGCACGGATGATCCTCTCCACTTCCCCCCACGCCCGCCTGGTCGGCATCGACCGGGACGCCGACGCGCTGGCCATCGCCCGCGAGCGCCTCGCCGAGTTCGGCGACCGCGTCGCCCTCTACGAGGCCGTCTACGACGAGCTCCCCGACGTCCTGGCCGAGGACGGGACGCCGAAGGTGCAGGCGATCCTGGCCGACCTCGGGCTCTCCAGCCTCCAGATCGACCGGCGCGAGCGCGGCTTCGCCTACTCCGTCGACGCCCCGCTCGACATGCGCATGACGCAGGCC
Proteins encoded:
- a CDS encoding DUF3488 and transglutaminase-like domain-containing protein — translated: MSFDTRVGLALAVALPLQLLPWAQMTRHHAVLQWSALAIVAVLAIGWAARRFRLPPYVVLAAQLVAVAAATWAGVWLLHGREQVRRLPELPGQGLDFFRDSAAPLFPNPGASLLIVAGVALVAVLADWLAITWERPAWAIAPLVALHLVVALGLTTPTIFSEFVLLAAGIALVLAAASPWGANARPGRRATAWLVVLALTAGAIGLTWVTARFVPTFEPRSASEPLQMSDPSLDLKRNLVQGSDDVVIRYTTDSPGGTYLKLASLPALSAGGFALSDVRVATGRMPAPPGSPPGERRTTRIEVGEFASEWLPVPYAPTSFDAPGEWGFALDTLDVMAMAGPERGTATEGISYEVTSLEVRPDAATIGQAGSGGAPDRELTTSLPNDLPMRVRELAHEVTEAAPTPGAKAQALEAFLRSDRFTYSTAPSTGTGDGLATIDDFLFDSRTGYCEQYAGAMAIMARELGIPTRMAVGFVPGVQEGDAWAVTARDLHTWPELWLEGLGWVAFEPTPSRGDGAPGTGGAEAPPESAAPEPGVEEPTIDPTVPEEPEVPEPTATPVPPAQEVVTTLLPWLVVALVVGLLGLSALLAPRVLRARRRTQRLAGTGDARVDTLSAWEEVREVVGDLRLSWPDGSPRFAAERLVPSLGGDERAAEALRGLAAASERALFDRSENYDLPGTWADEVAAVTAALTAQARAQAQSHQRRNARPRRAARS
- a CDS encoding MoxR family ATPase, coding for MTTNTTAVDVTEVTGLAQRLRDSVGAVIEGKPDAVEMALVVLLAGGHLLIEDVPGVGKTMLARTLARSIDCSVRRIQFTADLLPSDITGVSVFNPQTRGFEFKPGGVFANIVIGDEINRASPKTQSALLEAMEEARVSVDGTTHELPSPFMVFATQNPIEMQGTYPLPEAQRDRFMASISMGYPTRAAELDMLEHHGARNPLDDLRPVTDAAGILAARRQVGEVFVHSALKDYVVSIVSATRTSDSLRLGASPRASLQLLRASRARAAMQGRGYVIPEDVDVLTVPVLAHRVLLSHRAHTSQASTADVLASIVAAIPTPRRT
- the mraZ gene encoding division/cell wall cluster transcriptional repressor MraZ; its protein translation is MFLGTHFPKVDDKNRFVLPAKFREELRGGLVIAKGQERCLAIYTVEEFQRQAQAAMSGPSTLRGIRDFQRMFAAGASQEVLDSQGRVTIPPVLRGYAGLDKEIAVIGAFNRVEVWDLAAWEAYQAAQDEEFARMDEEIFPGGATRLQD
- a CDS encoding DUF58 domain-containing protein; translation: MRSLPTPTPRTLALWVGGALLMTLGVALGNQDVVWPALFLVLLPLLALLTVLVLRPHFTVERTITPPVVGAGEPATVHTVARVTRPSPAGTVVAEDDPGHRLGTPHHARLEASRAGQATGTTYPIRGRHRGRYTLDGFRIRFSDLLGFWVHTVRLPQPTPFVVTPAVVPLPPARASAYGATGETPIPQTAISGPDDAMVREYQPRDDVRRIHWPSTARSGTLMVRREEAAWDPTAWVMLDSRAGVHDEERGERPTFEWLVSAVASVGLRLLADGYTVTLVDASGTRHDVAADRPAARAEWLDPLVDVQVSAALDLHEATVRMAQATSEHLFVALVGLLDRGTADLLAATTASRQRRLVLVVAPRPAARPAFEDGRAILVDHGWTVHEVSVDADLAGVWESASGGVA